A region of Oxyura jamaicensis isolate SHBP4307 breed ruddy duck chromosome 5, BPBGC_Ojam_1.0, whole genome shotgun sequence DNA encodes the following proteins:
- the FAM71D gene encoding protein FAM71D, whose translation MSTEFDFRTIVSSQTSITGDLQQLLSQGEYAPFTSAPMFESKFVQVNRRGETMNIHKQPTCVTVGICATNPSSPMPNGMLLAHTVPVSPQESMTNLQKFSERSSQLEQLALSRFLPLKFVELSVHSTDKHQLMLKLVNGRSYYLELCAPPDHQHHLFQHWLQLISLLKPPKNPSNTNINIRCEDSGKSHEKAPSPNNASENRANPQDLPNLKTEEEVVPKQTTSNQVPHSGSMGPTLKSGGEEVAAFASPLEATRQETTMQSKNIDPLDTIKSKSIEKRKSRIDKSKPKKEKKSQPSVIKHCFLCLPRHNKKMEPLSLLMPLTLCLSS comes from the exons ATGAGCACTGAGTTTGATTTTAGGACTATCGTTTCAAGTCAGACATCCATCACGGGTGACCTTCAGCAACTTCTTAGCCAAGGAGAATATGCTCCTTTTACGTCTGCTCCCATGTTTGAAAGCAAGTTTGTTCAG GTTAACCGAAGAGGGGAGACAATGAATATCCATAAGCAGCCCACCTGTGTCACTGTCGGCATCTGTGCTACCAATCCCAGTTCACCGATGCCCAATGGGATGCTGCTAGCACACACAGTGCCCGTATCCCCACAGGAAAGTATGACAAATCTCCAGAAATTCTCAGAGCGGTCATCCCAGTTGGAACAGTTAGCACTTAGCAG gtTCTTGCCCTTGAAGTTTGTGGAACTCTCTGTCCACAGCACAGACAAGCATCAACTCATGTTAAAATTAGTAAATGGACGTTCCTACTATCTAGAGCTCTGTGCCCCACCAGACCATCAACACCACCTATTCCAGCACTGGTTGCAGCTCATCTCCCTCCTGAAACCTCCAAAAAATCCTAGTAATACCAACATTAACATAAGATGTGAGGATTCTGGCAAAAGTCATGAGAAAGCTCCCAGCCCAAACAATGCATCAGAAAAT aggGCCAACCCACAAGATTTGCCTAACCtcaaaacagaggaagaagttGTTCCCAAACAAACCACCTCCAACCAAGTTCCCCACTCAGGTAGCATGGGTCCCACATTAAAGAGTGGAGGGGAAGAGGTAGCAGCCTTTGCCAGCCCCCTGGAAGCAACCAGGCAAGAAACCACCATGCAGTCAAAGAATATAGACCCTCTGGATACAATAAAGAGTAAAAGCatagagaagaggaaaagtag gataGACAAAtcaaagccaaaaaaagaaaaaaaatcacaacctTCAG TGATTAAGCACTGTTTCCTATGCCTGCCAAGgcacaacaaaaaaatggagCCGCTTAGCTTACTGATGCCCCTTACCTTGTGTCTAAGCTCATAA